One window of the Hippoglossus hippoglossus isolate fHipHip1 chromosome 9, fHipHip1.pri, whole genome shotgun sequence genome contains the following:
- the LOC117767556 gene encoding protein FAM81B-like — MKELRAGVDVKLEELEVKLHRDLERLSASLTELTQSHRSSLCDLHKQVQLLEEKMSGGLKEAKEQTDSLREWTEQQLNSFLQTHAQSSQQLCSRLQDKMLESESRLAIRLRALEAQMERSETQRDQSDQSPADRLKRSERKLSERVSSVESSLHQELQLLKHEYHKGFRSVHDAMESLRQIGDIKSRLDKGELQKDIRHMCSKVAEISDS, encoded by the exons atgaaaGAGCTCAGGGCAGGTGTGGATgtgaagctggaggagctggaagtCAAG CTTCATCGTGACCTTGAACGGCTGTCGGCTTCATTGACAGAGCTCACCCAGAGCCACAGGAGCTCCCTGTGTGATCTGCATAAACAAGTTCAACTACTAGAAGAGAA GATGTCAGGTGGGCTGAAGGAGGCCAAGGAGCAGACAGACTCACTGAGAGAGTGGACAGAACAACAGCTCAACAGCTTTCTGCAGACGCATGCACAGAGCAGCCAGCAGCTCTGCTCACGACTCCAAGACAAAATG tTGGAGTCAGAGTCTAGATTAGCCATTCGGCTGCGTGCTCTGGAGGCCCAGATGGAGCGGTCTGAGACCCAGCGGGACCAGTCCGACCAAAGTCCGGCAGATCGGCTGAAACGCTCTGAAAGAAAACTCAGTGAGAGAGTGAGCTCAGTGGAGAGCAGCCTCcatcaggagctgcagctgctcaaaCACGAATACCACAAAG GGTTCCGCTCTGTGCATGATGCCATGGAGTCCCTGAGGCAGATAGGTGACATCAAATCTCGTCTTGACAAGGGCGAGCTGCAGAAGGACATCAGGCACATGTGCAGCAAGGTGGCAGAGATCAGTGACTCGTGA